In the genome of Afipia felis ATCC 53690, the window ACTCGACACGCCCGTTCGCGGCTTCTTTGAATCGAAAGCCGTCCTGCGCCCTGTCCGAATTGTCAAACGATCGTTCGAAGTTTGGTATCGCCGGACGTTTAGACCGAATGCACAAGGATATGAATGGCACCTACGCATTTGGGGAGGAATCTGGCCTGCTGTGCGCGCGTATTACCCTGGGCACTTGTTCGATGGTAACGTTCACCTCTTCAGGGCTGCCCGAACTTTTGGCATGGCCGATGTCGCCTCGAACTGGGATAGCCGGATCAGCGGTCAGGTCGTGATATACGATGTGCCCGGTGGCCATCACGACTGGATGGAATATTCGCAGAGCGCCGCCACTGTCCGCGCCGCCTTGGACGAGATCGTACCCCCTGCTTCAACAGTCGCGAGGAAACAACTCGTTGTCTGAACGAACTGTCACCATCATTCGGAGCACAGTGCCTGCCCTAAGTCGTGTATCCGGCGGGCTCCGTGAACTTATGGCGTATCGCGAGCTCCTCAGATACATGACGATCAACCGACTGCGGGTGCGTTATCAGAACAGTTGGCTTGGCTGGGCGTGGGCGATCCTGCAGCCTCTCGCATTTCTGGGATTTCTGACCGTAGTCGGTTCTGCAATCGGCGGCCATTCGAACTCGGGTATTCCCTATCCGCTCTTCATTCTCGCCAGTCTCTCGCCATGGACATTCTTTGCAACTTCACTGAGTACAGCTGCTGCGGGTGTGCTGAGTAGCAGAGCACTCCTCGCCAAGGTATACTTCCCCCGCGAGGTCATACCGCTGTCTTACGTCTTTGCTGCGCTTGCCGACCTCATCATCGCAACCGCCCTGACGATGGCAGCCCTCGTCTATAGCGGACATAGCATTCCGGCGACCGTGATCGAGCTGCTGCCCATTTCCCTCATTCTGGTTATCTATGCAGCGGCCTTTTCGTTAATGCTCTCGATTGCGCAAATCGGATTCCGCGATATCGCGATCGGACTGCCTCTGCTGCTGCAAGGAATGCTATTCACAACACCTGTGCTGTATCCTTTGGCTGCCGTTCCAGCGCAGTGGCGAGCAATCTACGAACTCAATCCTCTGGCGCTTCTAGTCGAGGCCTTCCGGGGCGCACTGATCGGCAAGCAAACCATCAGCGTCGAACAGCTTATTTACGCGTCCGCTATTGGATTGGTTCTGTTCGGCATCGCATATTTCATATTCAAGACGGCCGAGCCGAACATGGTCGACGAAATTTAGCCATGGCTCCCGTCGATATCGCCGTCCGTAATGTGTCGAAGTCCTATCGCGCTCAACGCGACGGCAGGCGCAGCATACTCGGGTCGACAAAACGCATTCAGGCCCTGAAAGAGATCAGCTTCAACGTTCAGCGTGGCGAAGCGCTGGGCATTGTCGGGCCGAATGGCTCCGGCAAGACGACGTTGATCAAGTTGCTAGCCCGCATCACTTCTCCTGACAGTGGCGATATTACCATCTCTGGTCGGCTCATGTCACTCGTGGAGGTCGGAGCGGGCTTTCACCCTGAACTCAGCGGCCGTGAGAATATTTTCTTGAACGCGGCGATCTTCGGAGTGTCGGTCGCCGAGGTGCACGAGCGCTTCGAGCGCATATTGGAATTCTCAGGCCTCGCCAACTTTATCGATGCCCCGATCAAAACCTATTCATCGGGCATGTTCGTCAGGTTGGGATTCGCGATTGCCTCGCAGCTTGACGCAGACATCCTTCTGCTCGACGAAGTGCTGGCTGTTGGCGATCTGGCTTTCCAGGCCCGCTGTATCGATCGGATCGAGGAAATCCGGCGTTCGGGGCAAACGATACTTCTTGTTTCGCACGATCTCGCAGCGGTTGAGAGGCTCTGCGACAGAGTTCTTCTGCTCACCTCAGGTGAGATGGCTGGCGAAGGCAGCCCGCGCGACATGATCGAAAAATATCAAATCAGCGCGACCAAGCGCATTCCAGATTCAAATTTGAATTTCGAGAATGGCGGCATCACCCTGCGTGGTGTCAGCTTCATTTGCCATGATGGCGCCCAGCCCAGAACTGGGGCCCCGCTGACTGTTCGCGTCGGCTATGAGTCCGATATATCCATTGACGACGTCGTCTTCACCGTCAGCTTCATCTGGCCTAGTGGTTATATCTGTACCGAGTTGGTATCGCCCTCTACGACACTCGCCGCAGGACAGGGGTATGTCGTTTTCGACTGTCCTATCCTCGCTATTCAGCGCGGGCTATACACAATCGATCTCACAGTCACGACCGTCTCCGGAAACGTTCTGGCCAAGCGCATACGCGCGGCGCCATTCCGTGTAGATCCCGGCCTTATCGTGCAAGGCGATTTCTACATGACGCACAGCGCAAGGCTTGAACGGGACAAAATCTAAATCGCCTCAGTTCACGCCCAGCTTGACACTTCGTATCAGCGCATCCAGTTCTTCCGGCGGAAGCTTGGCAAGGCGGTTACGCAAATCATTCAATCCCGTTCTTGAGCGCGCTCGAGGCCTGATTTCCGTCAACTCCTCATCGTCAACCGGAGGAGCGTTTTTTACGGCATTCGAGAAACCTGCCAGCGTCGGGTTGTCGAACAGCGCCCGGATAGGAATGTCAATGCTAAATCGGCGCCGTACACGCACGATGACTTGCATAGCAAGCAATGAATTGCCTCCGAGGTCAAAGAAATCGTCGGTGGAGCTAATTGCTTCGTCACGCAATACGGCCCGCCAAATCTCTGCCACATCGGCATTCACCGGCATCGCGCTCGGTTCAACCTCATGACGCGCGGGCGCATCAGCCAGCGATTTGAGAGCCATCTGGTCGATCTTGCCGCTCGGCAAAAGCGGAAGCGCGTCAACCACGAACAGCTTGGCCGGCACCGCTGCCGACGGCAAACGTTCCTGAAGGAATGCACGTAGCTCGCCCGGCACAGGAGCCCTCTGTTTCTGGTGGCCGACGGCGAATGCGACCAGCCGTTGCTGGTCCGCATCGCCCACGATCATCGCCGCGGCGTCCTTCACTGTGGTGTGGCTGCGGAGCGCGCCCAGAACCTCATCGAGCTCCAGCCTGACACCCCGCAACTTCACCTGATTGTCGTTGCGGCCGAGATAAAGGATTGTGCCATCCGCCCGGCAAACCCCGCGATCGCCAGTATTGAACAGTATCGACGAAGGATCGCCCGTGATCGGGTTGGCCATGAAGCGCTCAGCAGTCAGATCAGGCTTGCCCCAATAGCCAAGTGCCAGGCAAGCGCCGCCTGCATGGATCACGCCGG includes:
- a CDS encoding ABC transporter permease, yielding MTINRLRVRYQNSWLGWAWAILQPLAFLGFLTVVGSAIGGHSNSGIPYPLFILASLSPWTFFATSLSTAAAGVLSSRALLAKVYFPREVIPLSYVFAALADLIIATALTMAALVYSGHSIPATVIELLPISLILVIYAAAFSLMLSIAQIGFRDIAIGLPLLLQGMLFTTPVLYPLAAVPAQWRAIYELNPLALLVEAFRGALIGKQTISVEQLIYASAIGLVLFGIAYFIFKTAEPNMVDEI
- a CDS encoding ABC transporter ATP-binding protein → MAPVDIAVRNVSKSYRAQRDGRRSILGSTKRIQALKEISFNVQRGEALGIVGPNGSGKTTLIKLLARITSPDSGDITISGRLMSLVEVGAGFHPELSGRENIFLNAAIFGVSVAEVHERFERILEFSGLANFIDAPIKTYSSGMFVRLGFAIASQLDADILLLDEVLAVGDLAFQARCIDRIEEIRRSGQTILLVSHDLAAVERLCDRVLLLTSGEMAGEGSPRDMIEKYQISATKRIPDSNLNFENGGITLRGVSFICHDGAQPRTGAPLTVRVGYESDISIDDVVFTVSFIWPSGYICTELVSPSTTLAAGQGYVVFDCPILAIQRGLYTIDLTVTTVSGNVLAKRIRAAPFRVDPGLIVQGDFYMTHSARLERDKI